From the Bacteroidia bacterium genome, one window contains:
- the infA gene encoding translation initiation factor IF-1: protein MPKQSSIEQDGTIIEALSNAMFRVELENGHIITAHISGKMRMNYIKILPGDRVKVEMSPYDLTKGRISYRYK, encoded by the coding sequence ATGCCAAAGCAGTCGTCGATAGAACAAGATGGAACAATTATAGAGGCATTATCCAATGCTATGTTTCGCGTAGAATTGGAAAATGGCCATATAATTACCGCTCACATTTCAGGTAAAATGAGGATGAATTACATCAAAATTTTACCTGGAGATAGGGTGAAGGTTGAAATGTCACCTTATGATTTAACTAAAGGAAGAATTTCATATCGCTATAAATAA
- the ykgO gene encoding type B 50S ribosomal protein L36, whose protein sequence is MKVRASIKKRSVDCKIVRRKGRLYVINKKNPKFKQRQG, encoded by the coding sequence ATGAAAGTTAGAGCATCTATTAAAAAACGTAGTGTAGACTGCAAAATCGTACGTCGTAAAGGTCGTCTATACGTTATCAACAAAAAGAACCCTAAGTTTAAGCAACGTCAGGGGTAA
- the rpsM gene encoding 30S ribosomal protein S13 — translation MARISGIDLPKNKRGEIGLTYIYGIGRVSAQTILNKAGVDLNKRVSEWNDAELAKIRQIINDEFKVEGALRSEVQLNIKRLMDIGCYRGVRHRQGLPVRGQTTKNNARTRKGRKKTVANKKKATK, via the coding sequence ATGGCAAGGATTTCTGGTATTGACTTACCAAAGAACAAAAGAGGAGAAATTGGACTGACTTATATCTATGGTATTGGTCGTGTATCTGCTCAAACTATTTTGAACAAAGCCGGTGTTGATCTGAACAAACGTGTTTCAGAATGGAATGACGCTGAGTTAGCAAAGATTCGTCAAATCATCAATGACGAGTTTAAAGTTGAAGGTGCACTTCGTTCAGAAGTACAATTGAACATCAAACGTTTGATGGATATTGGTTGTTATCGTGGAGTACGTCATCGTCAAGGTTTGCCGGTGCGTGGTCAAACCACCAAGAACAATGCCCGTACAAGAAAGGGTAGAAAGAAAACTGTTGCTAATAAGAAAAAGGCAACTAAATAA
- the rpsK gene encoding 30S ribosomal protein S11: MAKAQSGAASAKTAKKRVVKVDAVGEAHINATFNNIIISLTNVNGEVISWSSAGKMGFRGSKKNTPYAAQMAAGDCAKVAFDAGLRRVKLFVKGPGAGRESAIRTISSAGIEVTEIIDETPIPHNGCRPPKKRRV, from the coding sequence ATGGCAAAAGCACAATCAGGGGCCGCCTCAGCAAAAACGGCCAAAAAAAGAGTAGTTAAAGTAGATGCAGTTGGAGAAGCTCATATCAACGCTACTTTTAACAACATCATTATTTCCTTGACCAATGTCAATGGAGAAGTTATTTCATGGAGCTCAGCTGGTAAAATGGGTTTCAGAGGTTCCAAAAAGAATACACCCTATGCTGCCCAAATGGCTGCTGGTGACTGCGCGAAAGTTGCATTTGATGCAGGTCTTCGTCGTGTTAAATTGTTCGTTAAAGGGCCAGGTGCCGGCCGGGAGAGTGCGATTCGTACAATATCTTCTGCAGGGATTGAAGTAACTGAAATCATTGACGAAACTCCAATTCCTCACAATGGATGCCGTCCTCCTAAAAAGAGAAGGGTATAA